One window of Paenibacillus albicereus genomic DNA carries:
- the nadE gene encoding ammonia-dependent NAD(+) synthetase: MSLQQDIIAALGVKPSIDPEQEIRRRVDFLKEYVVGAGASGLLIAISGGIDSAVAAGLCKRATDELTQEKGREYMTLGVFQPYGEQSDIAHSYEVAEAFELKHRVETNIAEAVDEIALEVEHALKSIGLSRHVNRGVKGNIKARTRMVTQYALAGELNLLVVGTDHASEAITGFYTKWGDGAVDITPLSTLNKHQVRQVAAALGVPQSVLDKAPTAGLWEGQTDEGELGIKYDDNSAYLEGREIPEAARELLEKQYLKTQHKRSPIPGI; this comes from the coding sequence TCAAGCCGAGCATCGATCCGGAGCAGGAAATCCGCCGCAGGGTGGACTTCCTCAAGGAATATGTCGTCGGCGCCGGCGCGTCGGGCCTGCTGATCGCGATCAGCGGCGGCATCGACAGCGCCGTCGCCGCCGGCTTGTGCAAGCGCGCGACGGACGAGCTGACGCAGGAGAAAGGCCGGGAGTACATGACGCTCGGCGTATTCCAGCCCTATGGCGAGCAGTCTGACATCGCGCACAGCTACGAGGTCGCCGAAGCGTTCGAGCTCAAGCACCGCGTCGAGACGAACATCGCGGAGGCGGTCGACGAGATCGCGCTCGAGGTCGAGCATGCCTTGAAGTCGATCGGCCTCTCCCGCCATGTGAACCGGGGCGTCAAGGGCAACATCAAGGCGCGCACGCGGATGGTGACCCAGTACGCGCTGGCCGGGGAGCTGAACCTGCTCGTCGTCGGCACCGACCACGCCTCCGAAGCGATCACCGGGTTCTACACCAAATGGGGCGACGGGGCGGTCGACATCACCCCGCTGAGCACGCTCAACAAGCATCAGGTGCGGCAGGTGGCCGCGGCGCTCGGCGTGCCGCAGAGCGTCCTCGACAAGGCTCCGACGGCGGGGCTCTGGGAAGGCCAGACCGACGAAGGCGAGCTCGGCATCAAGTACGATGACAACAGCGCTTACCTGGAGGGCCGCGAAATTCCAGAGGCCGCGCGCGAGCTGCTGGAAAAGCAGTATCTCAAGACGCAGCACAAGCGCTCCCCGATCCCGGGCATCTGA
- the acpS gene encoding holo-ACP synthase, whose protein sequence is MIAGIGHDLCDISRVERMLAGEAGPRFLRRILTEEELDLASALGGRRQAEFVAGRFAAKEAAVKALGCGIGASAGFRDVAILRGPSGRPICRLSARSAAVLGLHASAALHVSITHEQQLASAFVVLETQ, encoded by the coding sequence ATGATCGCCGGCATCGGCCATGACTTGTGCGACATCAGCCGGGTGGAGCGGATGCTCGCGGGCGAAGCGGGCCCGCGCTTCCTTCGGCGCATCCTGACCGAGGAGGAGCTGGATCTTGCCTCGGCGCTCGGCGGACGCAGGCAAGCGGAGTTCGTCGCCGGCCGCTTCGCCGCCAAGGAGGCGGCCGTCAAGGCGCTCGGCTGCGGCATCGGCGCGAGCGCCGGCTTCCGCGACGTCGCGATTCTGCGCGGACCGTCCGGCAGGCCGATCTGCCGGCTCTCCGCCCGCTCCGCCGCCGTGCTCGGACTCCATGCCTCGGCGGCGCTGCATGTCAGCATTACCCACGAGCAGCAGCTCGCTTCCGCTTTCGTAGTTCTGGAGACCCAATGA
- a CDS encoding helix-turn-helix transcriptional regulator, with protein MRRMEAGTRARRKQGKPWCTVDDFDGKRWPLDKQARGEQAAWRPHAEQAEAIRLLAGEIQEMTLVKPHLFLYADEAGIVRHIQGEAELARRLGEAGLRAGVSLAREQAGRNAVALALATGRLSVVEGLEHDKPAFGGLSWVCAPLRRDDRGCGYVALGSTPGGELAFRVPLLQQLARAVEGRTERTASAPDSVQKRLEEHRLTFREMEVAGSWLEGLAVAEIAERHGITEQTVRTFIKKIYAKTGVSHKGEFFIRFLKR; from the coding sequence ATGAGGAGAATGGAAGCAGGAACCCGCGCGCGGCGCAAGCAAGGCAAGCCTTGGTGCACCGTCGACGACTTCGATGGAAAGCGCTGGCCGCTGGACAAGCAGGCGCGGGGAGAGCAGGCGGCGTGGAGGCCGCATGCCGAGCAGGCGGAAGCGATCCGTCTGCTTGCCGGAGAGATTCAGGAAATGACGCTCGTCAAGCCGCATCTGTTCCTCTATGCGGATGAGGCGGGCATCGTCCGCCATATCCAAGGCGAGGCGGAGCTGGCGCGCCGGCTGGGCGAAGCCGGCCTGCGCGCCGGGGTCAGCCTGGCGCGGGAGCAAGCGGGGCGCAATGCGGTCGCGCTGGCGCTGGCGACCGGCCGGCTGTCCGTCGTCGAAGGGCTGGAGCACGACAAGCCGGCCTTCGGGGGGCTGTCCTGGGTGTGCGCGCCGCTGCGGCGGGACGACCGGGGCTGCGGGTATGTGGCGCTCGGGAGCACGCCAGGCGGGGAGCTCGCGTTCCGCGTGCCGCTGCTGCAGCAGCTGGCCCGTGCCGTCGAGGGCCGGACGGAGCGGACGGCGTCCGCTCCGGATTCGGTTCAAAAACGGCTGGAGGAGCATCGGCTGACCTTTCGCGAGATGGAGGTCGCCGGCAGCTGGCTGGAGGGGCTGGCCGTCGCGGAGATCGCGGAGCGGCACGGCATCACCGAGCAGACGGTGCGGACGTTCATTAAAAAAATATATGCGAAGACCGGCGTGAGCCACAAAGGGGAGTTCTTCATCCGGTTTTTGAAGCGATAA
- the trpC gene encoding indole-3-glycerol phosphate synthase TrpC, translated as MFMLDEIVAHKRIELERKKKEASAARLRDKLAQARAPRDFRGALKAPGISLIAEIKRKSPSKGEFRAEFKPEELALAYEAGGARAISVLADEAFFGNGASVVEQVANLGGLSLPVMYKDFIVDEYQILEARAVGADAALVIVRSVPDDKQLAELLALAGELGMGVIAECFTPADAERALGAGAGIIGINNRDLQTFEVDIRRAGQIRALLGGDIVTVSESGMHSRSDALQAQSEGFDAMLVGEAILSAADPGAAVRRFVGREAEGTAAGEAAAGKEGVPG; from the coding sequence ATGTTCATGCTGGACGAAATCGTCGCTCATAAGCGCATCGAGCTGGAACGCAAGAAAAAAGAGGCGAGCGCCGCCCGGCTGCGGGACAAGCTGGCGCAGGCGAGGGCGCCGCGGGATTTCCGGGGGGCGCTGAAGGCGCCGGGCATCTCGCTGATCGCCGAGATCAAGCGCAAGTCGCCGTCGAAGGGGGAATTCCGCGCGGAGTTCAAGCCGGAGGAGCTGGCGCTGGCGTATGAGGCTGGCGGCGCCAGGGCGATCTCGGTGCTGGCGGACGAGGCGTTTTTCGGCAACGGGGCGTCGGTCGTGGAGCAGGTGGCCAATCTCGGCGGGCTGTCGCTGCCGGTCATGTACAAGGACTTCATCGTGGACGAGTACCAAATTCTCGAGGCCCGCGCGGTCGGCGCGGACGCGGCGCTCGTCATCGTGCGCTCGGTGCCGGACGACAAGCAGCTGGCCGAGCTGCTCGCGCTGGCGGGAGAGCTCGGCATGGGCGTCATCGCGGAATGCTTCACGCCGGCCGACGCCGAGCGGGCGCTCGGAGCGGGGGCGGGAATCATCGGCATCAACAACCGCGACCTGCAGACGTTCGAGGTGGACATCCGGCGGGCCGGCCAGATCCGGGCGCTGCTCGGAGGGGACATCGTCACGGTAAGCGAAAGCGGCATGCACTCCCGCTCTGATGCGCTGCAGGCGCAAAGCGAGGGATTCGACGCGATGCTCGTCGGCGAGGCGATCCTGAGCGCCGCCGACCCGGGCGCGGCGGTACGACGGTTCGTCGGACGAGAGGCGGAAGGAACGGCGGCCGGAGAGGCTGCGGCAGGAAAGGAAGGGGTGCCTGGATGA
- the trpB gene encoding tryptophan synthase subunit beta translates to MNEFYGPFGGAFVAETLIRNLEELKREYAAVRGDEAFLAQVDRLLKEFVGRPTPITPLERLSGEQGGASVYLKREDLTHTGAHKINNALAQALLAKRMGKKRIVAETGAGQHGVAVATACCKLGLECVVYMGAVDAARQAPNVQRMKLLGADLRLVTLGQQTLKDAISEAIRDWIANVDTTHYLLGSAVGPQPFPEIVRDFQSVIGREAREQLLRAEGRLPDAVVACVGGGSNAIGIFSGFLDDPEVRLIGVQAAGEGLESGKHAAPLVQGTLGIIQGSLTYMLQDEHGGIRETHSIAPGLDYPGAGPQHSYLKDSGRVEYTSATDREALEAFRYLCRTEGILPALESSHAVAHVLKLAPAMEPGQIVLVNLSGRGDKDLSQAIEALDKLELEGARA, encoded by the coding sequence ATGAACGAGTTCTACGGTCCGTTCGGCGGGGCGTTCGTGGCGGAGACGCTGATCCGCAATCTGGAGGAGCTGAAGCGGGAGTATGCGGCCGTCCGCGGGGACGAGGCGTTCCTCGCGCAGGTCGACCGCCTGCTCAAGGAGTTCGTCGGCCGGCCGACGCCGATCACGCCGCTGGAGCGGCTGAGCGGAGAGCAGGGCGGAGCGAGCGTGTACCTCAAGCGCGAGGACCTGACCCATACGGGGGCGCACAAGATCAACAACGCGCTGGCGCAGGCGCTGCTGGCCAAGCGCATGGGCAAGAAGCGCATCGTCGCGGAGACGGGAGCGGGACAGCATGGCGTCGCCGTCGCGACCGCCTGCTGCAAGCTCGGCCTCGAGTGCGTCGTCTACATGGGCGCGGTCGACGCGGCCCGGCAGGCGCCGAACGTGCAGCGCATGAAGCTGCTCGGAGCCGACCTGCGGCTCGTCACGCTCGGACAGCAGACGCTCAAGGACGCGATCAGCGAAGCGATCCGCGACTGGATCGCGAACGTCGACACGACGCACTACCTGCTCGGGTCGGCGGTCGGTCCGCAGCCTTTTCCCGAGATCGTGCGCGATTTTCAGTCCGTCATCGGACGGGAAGCCCGCGAGCAGCTGCTGCGGGCGGAGGGTCGGCTGCCGGACGCGGTCGTCGCCTGCGTCGGCGGCGGCAGCAACGCGATCGGCATCTTCAGCGGCTTCCTGGACGATCCCGAGGTGCGCCTGATCGGCGTGCAGGCGGCGGGCGAGGGGCTGGAGTCGGGCAAGCACGCGGCTCCGCTCGTCCAAGGCACGCTCGGCATCATCCAGGGCAGTCTGACCTACATGCTGCAGGACGAGCACGGCGGCATCCGCGAGACGCACAGCATCGCGCCAGGCCTCGATTATCCGGGAGCCGGGCCGCAGCACAGCTACCTGAAGGACAGCGGACGCGTGGAGTACACGTCGGCGACCGACCGCGAGGCGCTGGAGGCGTTCCGCTACCTGTGCCGGACGGAGGGCATCCTGCCCGCGCTGGAGTCGTCCCATGCGGTGGCGCACGTGCTGAAGCTGGCGCCGGCGATGGAGCCGGGGCAGATCGTGCTGGTCAACCTGTCGGGACGAGGAGACAAGGATCTCAGCCAGGCCATCGAGGCGCTGGACAAGCTGGAGCTGGAGGGAGCGCGCGCATGA
- the trpA gene encoding tryptophan synthase subunit alpha produces the protein MSRIETMFSRLKERGEKALIPYLPCGYPERGSTPGLIRAIADAGADMIELGVPYADPLADGPAIQEASLQAVLGGTRLSDCLETVAGLRREGLELPVALMGYANSFLAYGLEKLAHDAALAGVDGFIIPDLPSTMAGPWVDVFRPQGLDLIFFIAPTTTPERAQAVVEQGSGFLYCISVAGVTGERERMPVELEGFLNEVRRRTDLPLAVGFGISHAGHVEEVSGYADGAIVGSALVNLIRRTPADRVVAEVGRFIGELKQATGKAQHV, from the coding sequence ATGAGCCGGATCGAAACGATGTTCAGCAGGCTGAAGGAGCGCGGCGAGAAGGCGCTCATCCCTTATCTGCCGTGCGGCTATCCCGAACGGGGCAGCACGCCGGGACTGATCCGCGCGATCGCGGATGCGGGCGCGGACATGATCGAGCTCGGCGTGCCGTACGCCGATCCGCTCGCCGACGGCCCCGCCATCCAGGAGGCGAGCCTGCAGGCCGTGCTTGGCGGCACGAGGCTGAGCGATTGCCTGGAGACGGTCGCCGGGCTGCGGCGCGAAGGGCTGGAGCTGCCGGTCGCGCTGATGGGCTACGCGAACTCCTTCCTCGCCTACGGCCTGGAGAAGCTGGCGCATGACGCGGCTCTGGCCGGCGTGGACGGCTTCATCATCCCCGATCTGCCGTCGACGATGGCCGGGCCGTGGGTCGACGTGTTCCGTCCGCAGGGGCTGGACCTGATCTTCTTCATCGCGCCGACGACGACGCCGGAGCGGGCGCAGGCGGTCGTCGAGCAGGGCAGCGGCTTCCTCTATTGCATCTCGGTCGCCGGCGTCACCGGCGAGCGGGAGCGGATGCCGGTGGAGCTGGAAGGCTTCCTGAACGAGGTCCGCCGCCGCACGGATCTGCCGCTCGCCGTCGGCTTCGGCATCTCCCATGCCGGCCACGTGGAGGAGGTCAGCGGCTACGCCGACGGCGCGATCGTCGGCAGCGCGCTCGTCAACCTGATCCGCCGCACGCCGGCGGACCGGGTCGTGGCCGAGGTCGGCCGGTTCATCGGCGAGCTCAAGCAGGCGACCGGCAAGGCTCAGCATGTCTGA
- a CDS encoding Gfo/Idh/MocA family oxidoreductase — protein MSEPLRSLLVGFGRAGRELHLPCLRKAAALPSLRGRLQGPVGVLDPGLTGAEGTPPDAALLAGWPEAVRDYPPERTVVHVCTPPGQHAEAAEQAARHGYSRLIVEKPLAGTLEDADAILALQRRCGLDLLVVANWLSSSLYKTIRERMDGGRLGRLRRIEACQNKARLSRSLRQPGHDSAFDVELPHLAALALALGGEEAQVTGAAAEDMVVGERQLPLLGRAELTLKHAAGAVSRIRSDLMSPVRERRLELEFDDAAVTGYFPASGDDSYSWLEVRGKDGRIVERLWLEDDPLTAVMEEFYLHYAGIGPSPLSGAAFNRAVMKVLEEAKAIPARERADRHAAAAGG, from the coding sequence ATGTCTGAGCCGCTGCGTTCGCTGCTCGTCGGCTTCGGCCGCGCGGGCCGCGAGCTGCATCTGCCCTGCCTGCGCAAGGCGGCGGCGCTGCCGTCGCTGCGCGGTCGGCTGCAAGGCCCGGTCGGCGTGCTCGATCCGGGACTGACGGGAGCGGAGGGGACTCCGCCGGACGCGGCGCTGCTGGCGGGATGGCCGGAGGCGGTGCGCGACTACCCGCCGGAGCGGACCGTCGTGCATGTGTGCACGCCGCCGGGCCAGCATGCCGAGGCGGCGGAGCAGGCGGCGCGGCACGGCTACTCCCGGCTGATCGTCGAGAAGCCGCTGGCCGGCACGCTGGAGGACGCGGATGCGATCCTCGCGCTGCAGCGGCGCTGCGGGCTGGACCTGCTCGTCGTCGCGAACTGGCTGTCCAGCTCGCTCTACAAGACGATCCGCGAGCGGATGGACGGCGGCCGCCTCGGGCGGCTGCGGCGGATCGAGGCGTGCCAGAACAAGGCCCGCCTCTCCCGCAGCCTGCGGCAGCCGGGCCACGACAGCGCGTTCGACGTCGAGCTGCCGCATCTGGCCGCGCTGGCGCTCGCGCTCGGCGGCGAGGAGGCGCAGGTGACAGGCGCGGCGGCCGAGGACATGGTCGTCGGCGAGCGGCAGCTGCCGCTGCTCGGACGGGCCGAGCTGACGCTGAAGCATGCTGCCGGAGCCGTTTCCCGCATCCGCTCCGATCTCATGAGCCCGGTGCGCGAGCGCAGGCTCGAGCTGGAATTCGACGACGCGGCCGTGACGGGCTATTTTCCGGCCAGCGGCGACGACAGCTACTCCTGGCTGGAGGTGCGGGGCAAGGACGGCCGGATCGTCGAGCGGCTGTGGCTGGAGGACGATCCGCTGACGGCCGTGATGGAGGAGTTCTATCTCCATTACGCCGGCATCGGACCGAGTCCGCTCAGCGGCGCCGCGTTCAACCGGGCGGTCATGAAGGTTCTGGAAGAAGCCAAGGCGATTCCCGCCCGCGAGCGGGCCGATCGCCACGCGGCCGCCGCCGGCGGCTGA
- a CDS encoding DegT/DnrJ/EryC1/StrS family aminotransferase: MSIAFYTGARSFEEAWPRLSERLDRVIGCGQFTNGPEVEQLERALERYTGARHAVAVGNATDALILLLQAAGIGPGDEVIVPGYSFFATASCVAHAGATPVFCDIDPATYAIDPAGIEAKITERTRAIMPVHLFTQMADMPAILDIARRHGLQVLEDSAEGIGMFSGGVHAGLHGRGGVLSFFPTKTLGAIGDAGMILTDDDALAASARRLRSHGQEAGQPYIHHEIGWNSRMDDVQAAVIAVRLESLAANIARRAHLAALYDRELAAVPQVSTPVIKESTEAANAVYYVYLIEADERDGLVEHLTARGIGTEVYYPLPLHLQPVFAELGGRPGQLPHAERAAGRAVGLPMYPDLTDEEARLVCRTIQDFYAEVKS; encoded by the coding sequence ATGAGCATTGCCTTTTATACCGGAGCGCGCTCCTTCGAGGAGGCGTGGCCCCGGCTGTCGGAGCGGCTGGACCGGGTCATCGGCTGCGGCCAGTTCACGAACGGACCGGAGGTCGAGCAGCTGGAGCGGGCGCTGGAGCGCTACACGGGAGCGCGCCACGCGGTCGCCGTCGGCAACGCGACCGACGCGCTCATCCTGCTGCTGCAGGCGGCCGGCATCGGCCCCGGCGATGAGGTGATCGTGCCGGGCTACTCGTTCTTCGCGACGGCGTCCTGCGTCGCCCACGCGGGCGCGACGCCGGTGTTCTGCGACATCGATCCGGCCACCTACGCGATCGATCCGGCCGGGATCGAGGCCAAGATCACCGAGCGCACGCGGGCGATCATGCCGGTCCATCTGTTCACGCAGATGGCGGACATGCCGGCGATCCTCGACATCGCGCGGCGCCATGGGCTGCAGGTGCTGGAGGACAGCGCCGAGGGCATCGGCATGTTCAGCGGCGGCGTGCACGCCGGGCTGCATGGACGAGGCGGCGTGCTGTCGTTCTTCCCGACGAAGACGCTCGGCGCGATCGGCGACGCCGGCATGATCCTGACGGACGACGACGCCCTGGCGGCCTCCGCCCGCCGGCTGCGCAGCCACGGCCAGGAGGCCGGCCAGCCGTACATCCATCATGAGATCGGCTGGAACAGCCGCATGGACGACGTGCAGGCGGCGGTCATCGCCGTGCGCCTGGAGTCGCTGGCGGCGAACATCGCCCGCCGCGCCCATCTGGCCGCGCTGTACGACCGCGAGCTGGCGGCCGTGCCGCAGGTGTCGACGCCGGTCATCAAGGAAAGCACGGAAGCGGCCAACGCCGTCTATTACGTCTATCTGATCGAAGCGGACGAGCGGGACGGACTCGTGGAGCATCTGACGGCGAGGGGCATCGGCACGGAGGTGTATTATCCGCTGCCGCTGCATCTGCAGCCGGTGTTCGCGGAGCTGGGCGGACGCCCGGGGCAGCTCCCCCATGCGGAGCGGGCGGCCGGACGCGCCGTCGGCCTGCCGATGTACCCCGATCTGACCGACGAGGAGGCGAGGCTCGTCTGCCGGACCATCCAGGACTTTTACGCGGAGGTGAAGTCATGA
- a CDS encoding DegT/DnrJ/EryC1/StrS family aminotransferase codes for MMNVPFFNYSARFAPDKDVIKELVYRSGTTDQFILKEDVRRLEEAICAYTGAAHAVAAANGTSALVLLLRTMGAGPGVDVLTPAFSFISTASAIRLLGANPVFVDADPRTGMMDPADLERRITPQSRIVIPTHLFSVMADMKAIRAVAREHGLLVLEDSAVALGASQDGVPAGRHGDAGLYSFFPAKPLGGIGDGAVIVTDDEELARGCRMLRNHGQDGVTRFLHHQLGYNSRMDEVLAGYLLHKLGRIDRLLDRRRDLAARYHEAFAGLDVRLAVTVDDHESRMYYTYVVQAERRDELRAELEEAGVETQVYYPAALPLQPAFADLGARPGDYPGAERFASRSLALPLYPEMPDGDVDEVIRAVVSFLAKEPQHA; via the coding sequence ATGATGAACGTGCCGTTCTTCAACTACAGCGCCCGGTTCGCGCCGGACAAGGACGTCATCAAGGAGCTGGTGTACCGCTCGGGAACGACGGACCAGTTCATCCTCAAGGAAGACGTGCGGCGGCTGGAGGAGGCGATCTGCGCCTATACCGGGGCGGCCCACGCGGTCGCGGCGGCGAACGGCACGTCGGCGCTCGTCCTGCTGCTGCGGACGATGGGCGCAGGGCCCGGCGTCGACGTGCTGACGCCGGCGTTCTCGTTCATCTCCACGGCGAGCGCGATCCGGCTGCTCGGGGCGAACCCGGTGTTCGTCGACGCCGATCCGCGCACCGGCATGATGGATCCGGCCGATCTGGAGCGGCGCATCACGCCGCAGAGCCGGATCGTCATCCCGACGCATCTGTTCTCCGTCATGGCCGACATGAAGGCGATCCGCGCCGTCGCCCGCGAGCACGGGCTGCTCGTGCTGGAGGACAGCGCGGTCGCGCTCGGCGCGTCCCAGGACGGCGTGCCGGCGGGGCGCCACGGCGACGCGGGACTGTACTCCTTTTTCCCGGCCAAGCCGCTCGGCGGCATCGGCGACGGCGCCGTCATCGTGACCGACGACGAGGAGCTCGCCCGCGGCTGCCGCATGCTGCGCAACCACGGGCAGGACGGCGTCACCCGCTTCCTCCATCATCAGCTCGGCTACAACAGCCGCATGGACGAGGTGCTGGCCGGCTATCTGCTGCACAAGCTCGGCCGCATCGACCGGCTGCTGGATCGCCGCCGCGATCTGGCGGCCCGCTATCACGAGGCGTTCGCCGGACTCGACGTGCGGCTCGCCGTAACGGTCGACGACCACGAGAGCCGCATGTACTATACCTATGTCGTGCAGGCCGAGCGGCGCGACGAGCTGCGCGCGGAGCTGGAGGAGGCCGGCGTGGAGACGCAGGTGTACTATCCGGCGGCGCTGCCGCTGCAGCCGGCGTTCGCGGACCTCGGCGCGCGTCCGGGCGACTATCCCGGAGCCGAGCGGTTCGCGAGCCGCTCGCTGGCGCTGCCGCTCTATCCCGAGATGCCGGACGGCGACGTCGATGAGGTCATCCGCGCGGTCGTGTCGTTCCTGGCCAAGGAGCCCCAGCATGCTTGA
- a CDS encoding sugar phosphate isomerase/epimerase family protein, whose product MLERGGIALSGIGDEASASLEEQARVHAELGWTELELRSAEGAAFADWDDALTGKARRLLLGAGLKASIADSRIGNWERPITYPFERELEELERCAERLLRLGGRGLRVMSWPNDGWSETDWEQSVLERMDRLAERAGRCGVTLLHENCAGWAGSDPERALRLVGTVNRPSLRLLMDTGNGIAYRYSAPDYLRRALPYVEHVHVKDGRLQDGKAVYTPPGRGDAGVAECLGLLLDAGYAGLLAIEPHLHVVPHLGERGGGAGQLEAYAAYGRELERLLAEVRADARAETAAAEAAAAGEAGA is encoded by the coding sequence ATGCTTGAGCGGGGGGGCATCGCCCTGTCGGGCATCGGAGACGAGGCGTCGGCCTCGCTGGAGGAGCAGGCGCGGGTCCACGCGGAGCTCGGCTGGACGGAGCTGGAGCTGCGCTCGGCGGAGGGGGCCGCGTTCGCCGACTGGGACGACGCCCTGACCGGCAAGGCCCGGCGGCTGCTGCTGGGCGCGGGGCTGAAGGCGTCGATCGCCGACTCGCGCATCGGCAACTGGGAGCGGCCGATTACCTATCCGTTCGAGCGGGAGCTGGAGGAGCTGGAGCGCTGCGCCGAGCGGCTGCTGCGGCTCGGCGGTCGCGGCCTGCGGGTCATGTCCTGGCCGAACGACGGCTGGAGCGAGACCGACTGGGAACAAAGCGTGCTGGAGCGGATGGACCGGCTCGCCGAGCGGGCCGGCCGCTGCGGCGTCACGCTGCTGCATGAGAACTGCGCCGGCTGGGCCGGCAGCGACCCCGAGCGGGCGCTGCGGCTCGTCGGGACCGTGAACCGCCCGTCGCTGCGCCTGCTGATGGATACCGGCAACGGCATCGCCTACCGCTATTCGGCGCCGGACTACCTGCGCCGGGCGCTGCCTTACGTCGAGCATGTGCATGTCAAGGACGGGCGGCTGCAGGACGGCAAGGCGGTGTACACGCCGCCCGGGCGCGGCGACGCCGGCGTCGCCGAGTGCCTCGGCCTGCTGCTGGACGCCGGCTACGCAGGCCTGCTCGCGATCGAGCCGCATCTGCATGTCGTGCCGCATCTGGGCGAGCGCGGCGGCGGCGCGGGACAGCTGGAGGCATACGCGGCGTACGGCCGCGAGCTGGAGCGGCTGCTCGCCGAGGTCCGGGCGGACGCCCGCGCCGAAACGGCCGCCGCCGAAGCGGCCGCCGCCGGGGAGGCGGGAGCGTGA
- a CDS encoding M20/M25/M40 family metallo-hydrolase, with translation MSKARLFTDEHAELLLALLRLDTVSPLESDAPGRLPEAQRAYAAFAARRTGAEQALLEPAPPESLRREGVPLSVLRRAERTGEQAFLAAQPNLLLRIGGQRPREETILFNFHMDTVADGGQEIGFDGIRFYGRGSADMKGAGVALLAGIEAALAEAPELAEHCSVLVQSVSGEEGGAMGVYGTRELAELGHVGALNVFAEPSGGVWFDRSTTSMTARLEMFGEDATDDAPQAGHNATLLLGQVGGALLRGLSEPARELGGKVCLAGLHTGGMHNKVYGTGSLLLNVAYPSAHAGEKLRLLTERCARDALLRFADEWADVPEARRTARDASRLCRLSWEKSGLPVLDNRHPSWERLLAGLGWARNPDDRPERAFTCDAMWTMAKGCYTVVYGPGSLEGNGAHTARESMELAELERYAGQIKELLLAFARTARKKRQPERTGSA, from the coding sequence GTGAGCAAGGCGAGGCTGTTCACGGATGAGCATGCCGAGCTGCTGCTCGCGCTGCTGCGGCTCGACACCGTGTCGCCGCTCGAGTCCGACGCTCCCGGGCGGCTACCGGAGGCGCAGCGGGCGTACGCCGCGTTCGCGGCAAGGCGGACCGGGGCGGAGCAGGCGCTGCTCGAGCCGGCTCCGCCCGAGTCGCTGCGGCGGGAGGGCGTGCCGCTGAGCGTGCTGCGGCGGGCGGAGCGGACGGGCGAGCAGGCGTTCCTCGCCGCCCAGCCGAACCTGCTGCTGCGCATCGGCGGGCAGCGGCCGCGCGAAGAGACGATCCTGTTCAACTTCCACATGGATACGGTCGCGGACGGCGGGCAGGAGATCGGCTTCGACGGCATCCGCTTCTACGGCCGCGGCAGCGCCGACATGAAGGGCGCCGGAGTCGCGCTGCTGGCCGGCATCGAGGCGGCGCTCGCGGAGGCGCCGGAGCTGGCGGAGCACTGCTCGGTGCTCGTGCAGAGCGTCAGCGGCGAGGAGGGCGGCGCGATGGGCGTCTACGGCACGCGGGAGCTGGCCGAGCTCGGGCATGTCGGAGCGCTGAACGTGTTCGCCGAGCCGTCGGGCGGGGTCTGGTTCGACCGCTCGACGACGTCGATGACGGCGCGGCTCGAGATGTTCGGAGAGGACGCGACCGACGACGCCCCGCAAGCCGGGCACAACGCGACGCTGCTGCTCGGGCAGGTCGGCGGGGCTCTGCTGCGAGGCCTGTCGGAGCCGGCGCGCGAGCTCGGCGGCAAGGTGTGCCTGGCCGGCCTGCATACGGGCGGGATGCACAACAAGGTCTACGGCACCGGCTCGCTGCTGCTGAACGTCGCGTACCCGTCGGCCCATGCGGGCGAAAAGCTGCGCTTGCTGACGGAGCGGTGCGCGCGCGACGCGCTGCTGCGCTTCGCGGACGAGTGGGCGGACGTGCCGGAGGCGCGCCGCACGGCGCGCGACGCCTCGCGGCTCTGCCGGCTGAGCTGGGAGAAGAGCGGACTGCCGGTGCTGGACAACCGCCATCCGTCCTGGGAGCGGCTGCTGGCCGGCCTCGGCTGGGCGCGCAATCCGGACGACCGTCCGGAACGCGCCTTCACCTGCGACGCGATGTGGACGATGGCCAAGGGCTGCTATACGGTCGTTTACGGACCGGGCAGCCTGGAGGGGAACGGCGCGCATACGGCCCGCGAGAGCATGGAGCTTGCGGAGCTGGAGCGGTACGCCGGCCAGATCAAGGAGCTGCTGCTCGCGTTCGCCCGTACGGCGCGCAAGAAGCGGCAGCCGGAGAGGACGGGAAGCGCATGA